In Bacillus sp. NP247, one DNA window encodes the following:
- a CDS encoding LL-diaminopimelate aminotransferase, with translation MTYTLATRMKAFQSSIFSELGAYKKEKIAAGHKMIDLSIGNPDMPPADFVREAMVHTASEKESYGYTLTGIQEFHEAVTEYYNNTHNVILNAEKEVLLLMGSQDGLVHLPMVYANPGDIILVPDPGYTAYETGIQMAGATSYYMPLKKENDFLPNLEVIPEEIANKAKIMILNFPGNPVPAMAHEDFFKEVIAFAKKHNIIVVHDFAYAEFYFDGQKPISFLSVPGAKEVGVEINSLSKSYSLAGSRIGYMIGNEEIVGALTQFKSNTDYGVFLPIQKAASAALRNGAAFCEKNRAIYQERRDTLVDGFRTFGWNVDKPAGSMFVWAEVPRGWTSLDFAYALMDRANVVVTPGHAFGPHGEGFVRIALVQDKVVLQEAVENIKNSGIFSIEKIEELVKN, from the coding sequence ATGACTTACACGTTAGCAACTAGAATGAAAGCATTCCAATCTTCTATATTTAGTGAATTAGGGGCCTATAAAAAAGAGAAAATTGCAGCAGGTCATAAAATGATTGATTTAAGTATCGGGAATCCTGATATGCCTCCTGCTGATTTCGTAAGAGAAGCTATGGTACATACAGCAAGTGAAAAAGAAAGCTACGGATACACATTAACTGGTATTCAAGAATTTCACGAAGCTGTAACTGAATATTACAATAACACTCATAACGTTATATTAAATGCTGAAAAAGAAGTTTTATTATTAATGGGTTCACAAGATGGACTCGTTCATTTACCTATGGTTTATGCAAATCCGGGAGATATAATATTAGTTCCTGATCCAGGATATACAGCTTATGAAACAGGCATTCAAATGGCCGGTGCAACATCTTACTACATGCCATTAAAAAAAGAAAATGATTTCTTACCTAACTTAGAAGTTATCCCTGAAGAAATCGCCAATAAAGCAAAGATTATGATTTTGAACTTCCCTGGAAATCCAGTTCCAGCAATGGCACATGAAGATTTCTTTAAAGAGGTAATCGCATTCGCGAAAAAACATAATATTATCGTTGTCCATGATTTTGCTTATGCTGAATTTTATTTTGATGGCCAAAAGCCGATTAGCTTCTTATCTGTACCTGGTGCAAAAGAAGTTGGTGTAGAAATAAACTCTTTATCAAAAAGTTATAGTTTAGCAGGTAGCCGTATTGGATATATGATTGGTAATGAAGAAATTGTCGGTGCACTTACACAATTTAAATCTAATACAGATTACGGTGTGTTCTTACCAATTCAAAAGGCTGCATCCGCTGCATTACGAAACGGTGCTGCGTTTTGTGAGAAAAACCGTGCTATTTACCAAGAGCGTAGAGATACTTTAGTTGATGGATTCCGAACGTTTGGCTGGAATGTCGATAAACCAGCTGGAAGTATGTTCGTTTGGGCTGAAGTTCCGAGAGGATGGACTTCTCTAGATTTCGCTTATGCACTTATGGATCGTGCAAATGTCGTTGTCACACCAGGCCATGCATTTGGTCCTCACGGCGAAGGCTTTGTACGTATTGCACT